In Maridesulfovibrio sp., a single genomic region encodes these proteins:
- the ilvN gene encoding acetolactate synthase small subunit — translation MKRTISALVKNRPGVLAESSAAFQDHKINITSISCGETENMDVSRMVICAEGSEEDITKVTHELAEMDFVIKLDDLERREFVDRELVLIKVDVDKDNMSQIMQIFEVFRADVVGMGQKTITVELSGDQERVEGLIKILQPFGIRSMCRTGMIALKRGDD, via the coding sequence ATGAAACGTACTATTTCCGCACTGGTAAAGAACAGGCCCGGCGTTCTGGCCGAATCATCAGCCGCCTTTCAGGACCATAAGATCAACATAACTTCCATTTCATGCGGAGAAACAGAAAACATGGATGTTTCACGCATGGTCATCTGCGCAGAAGGAAGTGAAGAAGACATAACAAAAGTCACGCACGAGCTTGCGGAAATGGACTTTGTCATCAAGCTTGACGACCTTGAACGCAGGGAATTTGTCGACCGCGAACTTGTCCTTATCAAAGTCGATGTCGACAAGGACAATATGTCCCAGATAATGCAGATTTTCGAAGTATTCAGAGCGGACGTTGTGGGCATGGGCCAAAAGACCATTACGGTTGAACTGAGCGGCGACCAGGAAAGAGTGGAAGGACTGATCAAAATCCTGCAACCCTTCGGAATAAGAAGCATGTGCCGAACCGGTATGATAGCCCTGAAACGCGGTGACGACTGA
- a CDS encoding methyl-accepting chemotaxis protein: MTIKAKLWLIALVATIGFITIFIVGLVGETLIKKATILAEHASGIEVAMLQARRAEKNFLLRHDSSYIDSVEKYSKVMKSRLTALNDTALGEYSKKGLDAVSAYLAAFTSVTKDFKAMGMDSNSGLQGKLREAIRNVESLAVNDDPRIEAAILRLRRHEKNYLLSRESSHLEKLENEVAGVRCLIRESGFSNDLSNKLLVQLDRYHQLVKSYSELAEKIAANKQGFIDAVRSMEPLLEKLASDAAVMLKSRRDMIYNITIGAEVVTILLLLFAVSLIIKSIAEPLRSLEVCAEQVSEGIYEACEKISLTGELESLREIMAMMIVKLKKSMDQADDKSREAELQAQKAESAMQEAHREKEHASALLDTMSAISEQVDVITGELHDVANELALESEEIRNGANNQKIRTDETAVAVRQMNVSIVEVAERASKASEGTVAASRKADEGFRIVGQVGEATDRVKEQTRSLKQALSEYSNQAESIGKIMNVISDIADQTNLLALNAAIEAARAGEAGRGFAVVADEVRKLAEKTMSATQEVGTAISGIQSGTVASLGLMDETEKAVELCHEKATVAGDSLKEIVSIISESAGQVESIAITTEEQSSSCEQISSSTVEIHSVSNDTSARVDQSFKVIRNITGLASDLKKLTGKLNTCRNN; this comes from the coding sequence ATGACTATCAAAGCTAAGTTGTGGTTGATTGCCTTGGTGGCAACCATAGGTTTTATCACCATATTTATCGTCGGGTTGGTCGGGGAAACGCTTATAAAGAAAGCAACGATTCTTGCAGAGCACGCATCCGGCATTGAAGTTGCCATGCTTCAGGCTCGTAGAGCGGAAAAGAATTTTCTTTTGCGCCACGATAGTTCCTATATCGATTCTGTTGAAAAATATTCAAAAGTCATGAAGAGCAGGCTTACCGCTTTGAATGATACTGCTCTTGGCGAGTATTCAAAGAAGGGGCTTGATGCAGTTTCCGCATACCTTGCAGCGTTTACAAGTGTGACCAAAGATTTCAAGGCCATGGGTATGGACAGCAATTCAGGACTTCAGGGGAAATTGCGTGAGGCCATAAGAAACGTGGAGAGCCTTGCAGTGAATGATGATCCGCGTATTGAGGCCGCAATTCTGCGGTTGCGCAGGCATGAAAAGAACTATCTTCTTTCCCGTGAAAGTTCACATCTGGAAAAATTGGAAAATGAAGTCGCCGGAGTTCGCTGTCTGATCCGTGAGTCCGGTTTTTCCAACGACCTGTCCAATAAACTTCTGGTTCAATTGGACCGTTATCATCAGCTTGTAAAAAGTTATTCCGAGCTGGCTGAAAAAATAGCTGCCAACAAACAAGGCTTTATTGATGCCGTGCGAAGCATGGAGCCGCTGCTGGAAAAGCTGGCCAGTGATGCGGCAGTGATGCTCAAGAGCAGACGGGATATGATCTACAACATAACAATAGGAGCTGAAGTGGTAACCATTCTGCTGCTCCTTTTTGCTGTGTCTCTCATTATCAAATCCATTGCCGAACCTTTGCGGTCACTGGAAGTCTGTGCCGAGCAGGTCAGCGAGGGAATCTACGAGGCCTGCGAAAAAATTTCTCTTACCGGTGAGCTTGAGTCCCTGCGGGAAATCATGGCAATGATGATAGTCAAACTGAAGAAGAGCATGGACCAGGCGGACGATAAAAGTCGTGAGGCCGAGCTTCAGGCCCAAAAAGCGGAATCGGCAATGCAGGAAGCTCACCGTGAGAAAGAGCATGCAAGCGCTCTTTTGGATACCATGTCCGCCATTTCCGAACAGGTGGATGTGATAACGGGGGAACTGCACGATGTGGCAAATGAATTGGCGCTGGAGTCCGAGGAAATCCGCAATGGAGCAAATAATCAGAAGATAAGGACAGATGAAACAGCCGTCGCTGTCCGCCAGATGAACGTTTCAATTGTGGAAGTGGCGGAAAGAGCCTCCAAAGCATCCGAAGGAACGGTCGCAGCAAGCCGCAAGGCCGATGAAGGTTTCAGGATTGTCGGACAGGTCGGAGAAGCAACTGACAGGGTGAAGGAACAGACCCGTTCGCTCAAGCAGGCTTTGTCCGAGTACAGCAATCAGGCTGAATCCATCGGCAAGATCATGAACGTAATTTCCGACATCGCAGACCAGACCAACCTGCTGGCCTTGAACGCCGCCATTGAAGCGGCCAGGGCAGGTGAGGCAGGGCGCGGTTTTGCCGTTGTAGCCGATGAAGTCCGCAAACTGGCCGAAAAGACCATGTCCGCCACACAGGAAGTCGGAACAGCCATCTCCGGCATTCAGAGCGGGACTGTTGCCAGCCTCGGCCTGATGGATGAAACCGAAAAAGCCGTTGAGCTTTGCCATGAAAAGGCAACTGTCGCCGGAGATTCCCTGAAAGAGATTGTCAGCATTATCAGTGAATCGGCTGGGCAGGTTGAGTCCATAGCCATAACTACCGAAGAACAGTCCAGCTCCTGTGAGCAGATCAGTTCTTCGACCGTAGAGATTCATTCGGTATCCAATGACACCTCTGCGAGAGTTGATCAGTCTTTCAAGGTTATCCGCAATATTACCGGACTGGCTTCAGATCTCAAGAAGCTGACAGGCAAATTGAATACCTGTAGGAACAACTAG
- a CDS encoding phosphate acyltransferase has translation MTITSLAGIIEHVRRDTKKPRVAIAPCAEEFVIRSALTACAEGIAEPIFIGNREKAIKVAAEHDLNIDGYEFHEENDDQTAVSMAVRFFREGRADLIMKGLISTSVVLKAILNKQTGVPIRGIISLVTVFEAPSAGKLVLMTDAGVNIKPNLQRKADILRNALDVARKLGIEKPRAAILAATEKVNYPAMPATLDADILAKMGAEGAFGDARVAGPLALDIAISSTAAACKGVDSPVAGAADILLTPDIESGNILYKALTTIAGKTMASVVVGSDVPIVVSSRGDSDSSKFHSIALACYLAGC, from the coding sequence ATGACCATTACCTCGCTGGCCGGAATAATCGAACATGTTCGCAGGGACACAAAGAAGCCCAGAGTAGCCATTGCCCCCTGTGCAGAGGAATTCGTTATTCGCTCCGCGCTGACGGCGTGTGCCGAAGGCATTGCGGAACCTATCTTTATCGGCAACAGGGAAAAAGCCATTAAAGTTGCGGCAGAGCACGACCTGAACATTGACGGCTATGAATTTCACGAAGAAAACGATGACCAGACCGCTGTTTCAATGGCCGTAAGATTTTTCAGGGAAGGCCGGGCCGACCTGATCATGAAAGGATTGATCAGCACCAGCGTGGTTCTAAAAGCGATCCTGAACAAACAGACCGGAGTACCCATCAGAGGAATAATCAGTCTGGTAACGGTCTTCGAAGCTCCGTCCGCAGGGAAACTGGTACTGATGACCGATGCCGGGGTAAATATCAAACCAAACCTGCAGCGCAAGGCGGACATACTGCGCAATGCGCTAGACGTGGCCCGTAAGCTGGGCATAGAAAAACCAAGGGCGGCAATACTGGCTGCAACGGAAAAGGTGAATTATCCGGCCATGCCTGCCACACTTGATGCAGACATACTTGCCAAAATGGGCGCAGAAGGAGCATTCGGCGATGCCAGGGTGGCCGGTCCGCTTGCTCTGGATATTGCAATATCCAGCACGGCGGCGGCCTGCAAAGGGGTGGACAGCCCGGTTGCAGGAGCGGCCGACATACTGCTTACCCCGGACATTGAGAGCGGAAATATTCTCTACAAGGCTCTGACCACAATAGCCGGAAAAACAATGGCCAGCGTGGTCGTCGGCAGTGATGTTCCCATAGTGGTTTCATCCCGCGGTGATTCGGACAGTTCCAAATTTCATTCCATCGCTCTGGCCTGCTATCTGGCAGGCTGCTGA
- a CDS encoding MlaE family lipid ABC transporter permease subunit, translating to MIKITTTGKTLKLSGRLDADGAGEIWDTARKAVSSGAIEVDCSELDYLDGGGASLFMMMQVLGRNAGTGITIKGLSPEFAEFLNLFDVDKAAPPQDQGKIHRGIKGWITTIGLSGQTVAADMRAQIEFTGNCILAALNTASRRNRLRWPDFWLTCEKVGADGLPIILLIGFLMGLIMSFQSAVSLMRFGAEIFVPNMLGLVMFRELGPMVTAILLAGRTGSAFAAEIGTMKVNEELDALNTMGLNPVNFLVLPRVLATIFVTPLLTLFFNFMSLVGGALVMLSMGYPLATYCSRVFQNVQWTDFSGGMLKALVFSFLVAGIGCQRGIVTKSGASAVGDSTTSAVVSGIILIAVFDGIFAVIFFLAGI from the coding sequence TTGATAAAAATCACAACAACGGGAAAAACCCTGAAATTATCCGGACGTCTGGACGCAGATGGAGCAGGCGAAATCTGGGACACAGCCCGCAAGGCTGTAAGCTCCGGAGCAATTGAAGTTGATTGCTCCGAGCTTGATTATCTGGACGGCGGAGGAGCATCACTTTTCATGATGATGCAGGTGCTCGGAAGGAATGCCGGGACCGGGATAACGATAAAAGGGCTCAGCCCTGAATTCGCAGAATTCCTGAATCTTTTCGATGTGGATAAGGCAGCTCCGCCTCAGGATCAAGGAAAAATCCACCGGGGCATAAAAGGCTGGATCACAACAATAGGTCTTTCCGGGCAGACCGTTGCCGCGGACATGCGGGCCCAGATCGAATTCACAGGCAACTGCATTCTGGCGGCCTTAAACACCGCTTCCCGCCGCAACCGGCTTCGCTGGCCGGACTTCTGGCTTACCTGTGAAAAAGTCGGGGCTGACGGACTGCCCATCATACTGCTGATCGGATTCCTTATGGGGCTGATCATGTCCTTTCAGTCCGCTGTTTCCCTGATGCGCTTCGGGGCCGAAATTTTCGTTCCAAATATGCTTGGGCTGGTCATGTTCCGGGAACTCGGCCCCATGGTCACCGCCATACTGCTCGCCGGGCGCACCGGATCAGCCTTTGCCGCGGAAATAGGCACCATGAAAGTCAACGAAGAATTGGACGCGCTGAATACCATGGGCCTTAATCCGGTAAATTTCCTCGTGCTGCCGCGAGTGCTGGCCACAATTTTCGTTACCCCGCTTCTTACGCTTTTCTTCAATTTCATGTCGCTTGTAGGCGGTGCTCTGGTAATGCTTTCCATGGGATACCCACTGGCCACCTACTGCAGCCGGGTCTTCCAGAATGTACAGTGGACCGACTTCAGCGGCGGAATGCTCAAGGCGCTCGTATTCAGCTTTCTGGTCGCAGGTATAGGCTGCCAGCGCGGCATAGTGACCAAGTCCGGAGCAAGTGCTGTCGGAGACTCAACCACCAGCGCAGTTGTCAGCGGAATTATTCTGATTGCTGTATTTGACGGAATCTTTGCCGTCATTTTCTTTCTTGCAGGTATCTGA
- a CDS encoding bacteriohemerythrin, giving the protein MSPRSKLIISIILIFLTSAAMVTEAALFPPDQPGVTTLQITSLCIAIAAMVLALFTVATGVFTQLENLCRFMRELNSDKKPTISPADFNGEFMTAANEVEKLSSGMAEKLKQAEQAKSDAESRSNDLQQQLDKTSKELEDKTTAMDAILKSSANAQGISGKLFSGIEELSAQVNQVNSGMEIQRDRITETATAMEEMNSTVLEVAQNASLAATSASRSKENALNGAKGVSEAIASFEQIKETILNLKETMSTLGEQADNIGQIMTVITDIADQTNLLALNAAIEAARAGEAGRGFAVVADEVRKLAEKTMDATKGVGEAVSKIQNNARENIAAVESAAEDIVNSTESAAKSGELMEAIVGIVDDTNTQVESIATASEEQSAASEEINMAISDVARVAQETSEGMNSSAQALTEIAGIVEELDSIVQGISSGRIIDTSSGKIVEWTDDLSVHVRTIDEHHMTLLDLINKLYSAMRQRSAGKVIGEVTQELLDYTKYHFGYEEKIFHKHGYPETEPHIKLHHYFIQKIADFKDEVDAGKVTASTEIIRFLKDWLIKHIMVVDAKYTDFMHEHGYH; this is encoded by the coding sequence ATGTCGCCAAGATCAAAACTGATCATCTCAATCATACTCATTTTTCTGACTTCCGCAGCAATGGTTACGGAGGCCGCACTTTTTCCCCCCGATCAACCGGGGGTTACCACTTTGCAGATCACTTCCTTATGTATAGCAATCGCTGCAATGGTCCTGGCTCTGTTCACTGTTGCCACAGGTGTTTTTACTCAGCTTGAAAATCTGTGCAGATTCATGCGCGAACTGAATTCAGATAAAAAACCTACAATATCACCTGCCGACTTCAACGGCGAGTTTATGACTGCTGCGAATGAAGTGGAAAAGCTCTCTTCCGGAATGGCTGAAAAACTCAAACAGGCTGAGCAGGCAAAATCTGATGCCGAAAGCAGATCAAACGATCTGCAGCAGCAACTGGACAAGACATCAAAAGAGCTTGAAGACAAAACCACTGCCATGGACGCCATCCTGAAATCCTCCGCCAATGCACAGGGAATTTCCGGCAAGCTCTTCTCCGGCATCGAAGAATTGAGCGCTCAGGTAAACCAGGTTAACAGCGGCATGGAAATACAGCGTGACCGCATTACCGAAACTGCTACCGCCATGGAAGAAATGAACAGCACGGTACTGGAAGTTGCCCAGAACGCTTCTCTCGCGGCAACCAGTGCGAGCCGCTCAAAGGAAAACGCCCTGAACGGAGCCAAGGGAGTTTCCGAAGCAATCGCTTCTTTCGAGCAGATCAAGGAAACAATCCTCAATCTCAAGGAAACCATGAGCACCCTGGGCGAACAGGCCGACAATATCGGACAGATAATGACCGTTATCACCGATATTGCCGACCAGACCAACCTGCTGGCTCTGAACGCCGCGATTGAAGCTGCCAGGGCAGGTGAAGCAGGACGAGGTTTTGCCGTTGTCGCCGATGAAGTCCGCAAGCTGGCCGAAAAAACCATGGACGCCACAAAGGGCGTCGGTGAAGCCGTATCCAAAATACAGAACAATGCCCGCGAAAACATCGCCGCTGTGGAATCTGCCGCTGAAGATATTGTCAACTCCACCGAATCAGCTGCCAAATCAGGAGAACTGATGGAAGCCATCGTCGGAATAGTTGATGACACAAACACACAGGTGGAATCCATTGCCACCGCCAGTGAGGAGCAGTCCGCGGCATCGGAAGAAATCAACATGGCCATAAGCGATGTGGCCAGGGTGGCACAGGAAACATCCGAGGGCATGAACTCCTCGGCCCAGGCTCTTACCGAGATCGCCGGTATTGTCGAGGAACTGGATTCCATTGTGCAGGGCATATCCAGCGGCAGAATCATTGATACAAGCTCCGGAAAGATCGTCGAATGGACGGACGATCTCTCGGTGCATGTAAGAACAATAGACGAGCACCACATGACCCTTCTCGACCTGATCAACAAACTTTACTCGGCAATGCGTCAGCGCAGTGCCGGAAAGGTCATCGGGGAAGTAACACAGGAGTTGCTCGACTACACCAAGTACCACTTCGGTTACGAGGAAAAAATCTTCCACAAGCACGGATATCCTGAAACGGAACCCCATATTAAACTGCACCACTACTTCATTCAGAAAATCGCTGATTTCAAGGACGAAGTAGATGCCGGAAAAGTTACCGCTTCCACTGAAATAATCAGATTCCTCAAGGACTGGCTCATTAAGCATATTATGGTGGTTGACGCCAAATATACCGACTTCATGCACGAGCACGGATATCACTAA
- a CDS encoding LysR family transcriptional regulator produces the protein MSKTNLSSLDLNLLVILDRIYTERSLTQAGKRLFMTQSAVSHALAKLRDHFGDRLFIRRGNRMDPTPLCTTLHKRISSSLADIMQSLDDRGYFNPATSQRTFCMGLSDYLCRLLLPSILTIISKEAPDISIRIIQTTDEQRAEQLKEGKLDLFLGCQRDYGSGIMREKLFEDSEVCIVRKDHPVKGEYMTEAELASCNFVALSLSESGLGFLEDFLYRKGVQRQIKVVVQQETVIPALVENSDLVGSLAERLALMHADSGNIRIVRLPLENTGFNIFQHWHSLNNDEPAHKWLRSIIKKAAETLPQPK, from the coding sequence ATGAGCAAAACTAATCTGTCCAGCCTGGACCTCAACCTTCTGGTGATACTCGACCGGATATACACGGAACGTAGTCTTACCCAGGCCGGAAAAAGACTTTTCATGACCCAGTCGGCGGTGAGTCACGCCCTGGCCAAACTCCGCGATCACTTTGGAGACCGCCTGTTCATACGCAGGGGCAACAGAATGGACCCTACTCCGCTGTGTACAACCCTGCATAAGCGGATTTCATCGTCCCTTGCAGACATCATGCAGTCACTGGACGACCGGGGATACTTCAATCCGGCAACGTCACAGCGCACCTTCTGCATGGGACTAAGCGACTATCTGTGCAGACTCCTGCTTCCATCAATCCTCACTATCATCTCCAAGGAAGCTCCTGACATATCAATCCGCATAATCCAGACCACGGACGAACAACGCGCAGAACAGCTGAAAGAGGGAAAACTTGACCTGTTTCTTGGCTGCCAGCGGGACTACGGTTCCGGGATTATGCGCGAAAAGCTCTTTGAAGACAGTGAGGTCTGCATAGTGCGCAAGGATCATCCGGTAAAAGGGGAATACATGACGGAAGCAGAGCTTGCCTCCTGTAATTTCGTAGCGTTATCTCTTTCGGAGTCAGGATTGGGATTTCTTGAGGATTTCTTATACCGCAAGGGGGTGCAACGGCAGATTAAAGTGGTTGTCCAGCAGGAAACAGTTATTCCGGCTCTTGTTGAGAACAGTGACCTTGTAGGCAGTCTGGCAGAACGGCTGGCCCTGATGCATGCGGACAGCGGTAATATCAGAATTGTGCGCCTGCCGCTGGAAAATACCGGATTCAATATCTTCCAGCACTGGCATTCATTAAATAACGATGAACCGGCCCACAAATGGCTGCGTTCCATCATAAAAAAAGCTGCGGAAACTCTTCCGCAACCGAAATGA
- a CDS encoding EAL domain-containing protein, which yields MPEEFKTQTEIKKEHADDNPEKKENRQGGLTRQDTFIADVSELNPASSFIKFLNFLPDPALVINRDGVVVAWNPALEELSGIQADEVVGKGHFEHVKVIHGYRSPGLVDMVCGCTEVGQIEYEAISRRGNSLAAEIRIENLGDRKSTNLWVQAAPILDKAGRIIGAIESLRDISARKQTENINTILYNISNSLNKASDTSELLHLVHNSLKKFVEADNFFVALYNREQQRFYFPYYKDELDFISPDNTLSVADGKSLSLQVIKAGRPLLLDENELSEKRVNTDKVESAAKSWLGVPLKYQGEIMGVMSIQSYSRRYAYNNQDIDMMVAISEQVAAALQRSQTESALLESEKKFRSVFENATVAIFQFSRKGRILIANPAMASIMGYGNVDEMIAERPSVFDYVYNRRNHFKILRKLIADGSINGMSARVRHRYGEEKWITINVRALFDKDGKPEIYTGSAFDCTPQIVAERKIFRHKSRFMQLFESSPQAIALTDSKGNVVDINKAFTRLFGYTTGEMAPCCNNLCPEGNGSIRTNLKKILAGETFRTEALRRARDGSLVPVSILGYPFIYDDEISGTFVIYDDISQRKEYERQLSHQSLHDALTGLPNRSFFLKRLEQTVNLSRMNASHNFAVLMLDIDMFKRINDSLGHHAGDSLLVKVAERINNCVRSSDTVARMGGDEFAVLIDGFSTPQQVIQIIRAIRNEICKPVAIASKEIVISSSIGIVFKTSSYEQPEHIVRDADISMYKAKELGVNKFKVFNKAMYEKALQSLIVETEIRQGIPEKEFFPYFQPIYCLRSRRLAGFEALVRWNHPERGFLTPNHIIPVAEETGLIVELDRLILLEACKSLSQWMRLYPGTDDLFLTANLSPSQLSKPDLAESIKSIIDQTGVSPKSIKLEITESAIMERTATSIHNLKKIEEMGIRLAVDDFGTGYSSLAQLQRFPASTVKVDRSFVCRMAEDHESLEIVRAINALGHSLNMDVIAEGVETRQQLLLLNEIGCDCVQGFYFDKPQGKEDAGKLVKMRSDGFCPPGLTSI from the coding sequence ATGCCTGAAGAATTCAAAACTCAAACAGAGATAAAAAAAGAACACGCCGATGATAATCCGGAGAAAAAAGAAAATAGGCAGGGCGGATTGACCCGACAGGACACATTCATCGCGGACGTTTCAGAACTCAACCCGGCATCATCCTTTATAAAATTTCTGAACTTTCTGCCTGACCCGGCCTTGGTCATCAACAGGGACGGTGTTGTTGTTGCATGGAATCCGGCTCTTGAAGAACTATCCGGCATACAGGCTGATGAGGTAGTGGGTAAAGGCCATTTTGAACACGTCAAGGTCATTCACGGCTATCGCTCTCCCGGACTTGTGGATATGGTCTGCGGATGCACGGAAGTCGGCCAGATAGAATACGAAGCCATAAGCAGACGCGGCAATTCGCTGGCGGCAGAAATCAGAATAGAAAATCTCGGGGACAGAAAAAGCACCAACCTATGGGTTCAGGCTGCGCCTATTTTGGACAAGGCCGGCAGAATCATCGGAGCAATCGAATCACTTCGCGACATATCGGCACGCAAACAGACCGAGAACATAAACACAATACTCTACAATATTTCCAATTCTCTTAATAAGGCCTCCGACACATCCGAACTGCTCCACCTGGTCCACAACAGCCTGAAAAAATTCGTCGAAGCGGACAACTTCTTTGTGGCACTTTACAACAGGGAACAGCAGCGGTTCTATTTTCCGTACTACAAGGATGAGCTGGATTTCATTTCACCGGACAACACTCTCTCGGTTGCTGACGGCAAAAGTCTGAGCCTGCAGGTCATCAAAGCGGGACGTCCTCTCCTGCTTGACGAAAACGAACTCAGTGAAAAAAGGGTCAACACGGACAAAGTAGAATCGGCCGCAAAATCCTGGCTGGGTGTGCCGCTGAAATATCAGGGTGAAATTATGGGCGTAATGTCCATACAGTCCTACAGCAGGCGGTATGCGTACAACAATCAGGACATAGACATGATGGTGGCCATTTCCGAGCAGGTTGCCGCAGCGCTCCAGCGAAGCCAGACGGAATCGGCCCTTCTTGAGAGCGAAAAAAAATTCCGGTCTGTTTTCGAAAACGCTACCGTAGCTATCTTTCAGTTTTCGCGTAAGGGAAGAATCCTTATAGCCAATCCGGCCATGGCTTCCATTATGGGATACGGCAATGTGGATGAAATGATTGCCGAACGCCCTTCTGTATTCGATTATGTGTATAACCGCAGGAATCATTTCAAAATCCTGAGAAAACTGATCGCCGACGGTTCCATAAACGGGATGAGCGCCAGAGTAAGACACAGGTACGGAGAGGAAAAATGGATAACAATCAACGTACGGGCGCTGTTCGACAAAGACGGAAAACCGGAAATATATACAGGATCGGCTTTTGACTGCACGCCCCAGATCGTTGCGGAAAGAAAAATTTTTCGCCATAAATCCAGATTCATGCAGCTTTTCGAAAGCTCGCCCCAGGCTATAGCTCTCACTGATTCCAAGGGAAACGTGGTCGACATCAACAAGGCGTTTACCAGACTCTTCGGCTACACCACGGGAGAAATGGCCCCCTGCTGCAACAACTTATGCCCTGAAGGAAACGGAAGCATCAGGACAAATCTGAAAAAGATTCTGGCCGGAGAGACCTTCAGAACCGAAGCCCTGCGCCGGGCCAGAGACGGAAGCCTGGTACCGGTTTCCATACTCGGGTACCCTTTCATCTATGATGATGAAATCTCAGGCACATTCGTCATCTACGATGATATTTCACAGCGCAAGGAATATGAGCGGCAGCTTTCGCATCAGTCATTGCACGACGCTCTTACAGGGCTGCCCAACCGATCCTTTTTCCTGAAACGCCTTGAGCAGACAGTAAACCTCTCTCGGATGAATGCATCACACAACTTTGCCGTCCTGATGCTCGATATAGATATGTTCAAGCGCATTAACGACAGTCTTGGACACCATGCCGGGGACTCACTTCTCGTAAAGGTTGCAGAGCGGATAAATAACTGTGTGCGCAGCTCAGACACTGTTGCCCGTATGGGCGGAGATGAGTTTGCCGTGCTCATAGACGGATTCAGTACTCCGCAGCAGGTCATCCAGATAATCAGGGCAATCAGAAATGAAATATGCAAACCAGTTGCCATTGCCTCCAAGGAAATAGTCATAAGTTCAAGCATCGGAATTGTCTTCAAGACATCCAGCTATGAACAGCCGGAACACATTGTCCGGGATGCCGACATCAGCATGTACAAGGCCAAGGAACTGGGGGTAAACAAATTCAAGGTCTTCAACAAGGCCATGTATGAAAAGGCCCTCCAAAGCCTGATCGTTGAAACCGAGATCCGTCAGGGAATTCCAGAAAAAGAATTTTTTCCATATTTTCAACCTATCTACTGTCTGCGCTCCCGCAGACTGGCCGGTTTTGAAGCTCTGGTCCGCTGGAACCATCCGGAACGGGGGTTTCTGACCCCCAATCACATCATTCCCGTTGCAGAGGAAACAGGGCTCATCGTCGAACTGGACAGACTGATACTGCTTGAAGCGTGTAAAAGCCTCTCGCAATGGATGCGGCTGTATCCGGGTACGGATGATCTGTTCCTGACCGCAAACCTTTCGCCAAGCCAGTTATCCAAACCGGACCTTGCAGAATCAATAAAATCGATCATTGACCAGACCGGTGTATCACCGAAGAGCATCAAGCTCGAAATTACCGAATCAGCCATTATGGAACGCACGGCGACATCGATCCACAATCTTAAAAAGATTGAGGAAATGGGCATAAGACTCGCTGTGGACGACTTCGGTACCGGGTACTCTTCGCTGGCACAATTGCAGCGTTTTCCGGCATCCACGGTCAAAGTGGACCGCTCATTTGTCTGCCGCATGGCCGAAGACCACGAATCTCTGGAAATAGTCCGCGCCATCAATGCACTCGGCCACAGCCTGAACATGGACGTAATTGCCGAGGGAGTCGAAACCAGACAGCAACTGCTGCTTTTAAACGAAATCGGCTGCGACTGCGTACAGGGATTCTACTTCGACAAACCACAGGGAAAAGAAGACGCCGGAAAACTGGTCAAAATGCGCTCGGACGGATTCTGCCCCCCCGGTCTTACTTCCATCTGA